In Bactrocera oleae isolate idBacOlea1 chromosome 3, idBacOlea1, whole genome shotgun sequence, a genomic segment contains:
- the LOC106616752 gene encoding enolase yields MFLWSCSTKAAASTARKITLFAHHSVSVAPQSPLVNFGAKVASPFGLQFLLIKRLNSSMPIKSIFARQIFDSRGNPTVEVDLCTELGLFRAAVPSGASTGVHEALELRDNDKNSYHGKAVTKAVDHVNKALGPELLKANLEVTDQEGIDNFMLKLDGTENKSKFGANAILGISLAVCKAGAAKKGVPLYQHIADLASNKDIILPVPAFNVINGGSHAGNKLAMQEFMILPTGATSFTEAMKIGSEVYHHLKKVIKDKFGLDATAVGDEGGFAPNIQSNKEALVLIQDAIAKGGYTGKVEIGMDVAASEFHKDGQYDLDFKNPNSDKSQWLSPEKLTNLYQEFIKEFPITSIEDPFDQDHWDAWSTLTASTQIQIVGDDLTVTNPKRIQTAVEKKACNCLLLKVNQIGTVTESIKAHLLAKSNGWGTMVSHRSGETEDTFIADLVVGLSTGQIKTGAPCRSERLAKYNQILRIEEELGAKAKYAGKSFRKPQ; encoded by the exons atgtttctgtGGTCGTGTTCCACGAAAGCAGCTGCTTCTACTGCTCGTAAAATCACACTCTTCGCTCATCACTCAGTGTCAGTTGCTCCACAATCGCCGTTGGTGAATTTTGGTGCCAAAGTTGCGTCTCCGTTTGGATTACAATTCTTGTTAATTAAACGCTTAAA CTCAAGTATGCCTATCAAGTCAATCTTCGCTCGTCAAATCTTCGACTCGCGTGGTAACCCCACCGTCGAGGTTGATTTGTGCACTGAATTGGGTCTTTTCCGTGCCGCTGTACCCTCCGGGGCATCGACTGGTGTGCATGAAGCTCTTGAATTGCGCGATAACGATAAGAACAGCTATCATGGCAAGGCTGTGACCAAAGCTGTCGACCACGTAAACAAGGCTTTGGGACCCGAATTGTTGAAGGCAAATCTTGAGGTCACCGATCAAGAGGGCATTGATAACTTCATGCTGAAATTGGATGGTACTGAGAACAAGTCAAAATTCGGTGCTAACGCCATTCTGGGTATCTCATTGGCTGTCTGCAAAGCCGGTGCTGCCAAGAAGGGTGTACCACTATACCAGCACATTGCTGATTTGGCTTCCAACAAGGACATCATTCTGCCAGTACCTGCATTCAATGTAATCAACGGTGGTAGCCATGCTGGCAACAAATTGGCCATGCAGGAATTCATGATTCTACCAACTGGCGCAACCAGCTTCACTGAAGCCATGAAAATCGGCTCTGAGGTCTACCATCACTTGAAGAAGGTCATCAAGGATAAATTTGGTTTGGATGCCACCGCTGTTGGTGATGAAGGTGGTTTCGCACCCAACATTCAATCCAACAAGGAAGCTTTGGTTTTGATCCAAGACGCCATCGCTAAGGGCGGTTACACCGGCAAG GTCGAAATTGGTATGGATGTTGCTGCTTCTGAATTCCACAAGGACGGTCAATACGATTTGGACTTCAAGAACCCCAACAGCGACAAGTCACAATGGTTGTCGCCTGAGAAGCTCACCAACTTGTACCAGGAATTCATCAAGGAGTTCCCCATCACCTCCATTGAGGATCCCTTCGATCAGGATCACTGGGATGCCTGGTCAACCCTTACTGCCAGCACACAAATCCAAATTGTTGGTGATGATTTGACTGTCACCAACCCCAAGCGTATCCAGACTGCCGTTGAAAAGAAGGCTTGCAACTGCTTGTTGTTGAAGGTCAACCAAATCGGTACCGTCACCGAATCCATCAAAGCTCATTTGTTGGCCAAGAGCAACGGCTGGGGCACCATGGTATCACATCGCTCCGGTGAAACTGAGGACACTTTCATTGCCGATCTCGTTGTTGGCTTGTCTACTGGTCAAATCAAGACCGGCGCACCATGCCGTTCTGAACGTTTGGCCAAATACAACCAAATTCTTCGCATCGAAGAAGAGTTGGGCGCCAAGGCGAAGTATGCCGGCAAATCTTTCAGAAAGCCACAGTAA